In Bradyrhizobium sp. 200, the sequence ACGGACAGAACTCTGCCCTCGACCACCGTAAATTGCCCAACCGCTGCCAGAATATCGCCCGGACTTTCCGTGTTTTTTATGGCCATGGCATCCGACCAGATGCCCAATTTGGCATCCCGCGCGGCGCGCTCGGCGGCGGCCAGTGCCGCAGCGCAATTTTTGTCGGCTATATCGGCCGAAAATAGCGCCTCGCCGCGGCGCAGCAGCTCGCCTTGCACCGATTGTTCCGAGCCGGTTGCGAACAGAATGGCGCCCTGGCGGCCATAGCGATCCGGCGAATCATCGTCGCCGTGCAGCGTCACGTCGCGGCTGCCGGCGATGGCCGACAATGCGGCCCTGCCGCGGGCACTGTCGGTTCCACCGCGCTCGATGCCGGCGAGACGGATTTCGCGGCCGTCTTCGAGCCGAAGACTGCGCCCATCGAGCACGGCGGCGACGCGGCCTTCGCCCTGCGGCTCGAGCGCGCAATCGGCGGCGAGCGTCTGCCCGCCTGAAACCAGCACCAGCAACGCCGCCGCAGATGCCCGGTAGCACCATGCCGGGTCGGTCACGACGGGGCTCTCGATCGCGGTCTGTTGCGGTATGCTCGACATGTCAGGGCAATACTACCAGAGATTGCCAAGCAGGGGGAGGCCATGGAAGTCAACGGCATTGCACATATTTTTCTCACCGCCTCGAATTTCCAGCGCTCGCGCGAGTTCTATTCGAAGCTGCTGCCGTTTCCCGGTTGAAGCCGGTGCTCGATACCGAGACAACCTACTACTGCGTCGGCGGCCGCACCGCGATCGGCATCAGCGCGCCGTCAGCCGAGCATGAAGGCGCGGCATTCGAGCAGCAGCGCGTCGGCCTGCATCATCTCTGCTTCCGCGCCCGCGAGCGCGCCGACGTCGATGGGCTGCACGGCTTTCTCCAGACGCTCGGAGCGAAGATCATCAGAGCGCCTAGAGGATCAGTGGGCGCCGGGATATTACTCGATCCTGTTCGAAGATCCCGACGGCATCCGGCTCGAGCTCAATCATGTGCCGGGGAAGGGATTGCTGGCGTAGTGCGCGACAAGGATGGGTAGAGCGAAGCGAAACCCATCACGCCTCTGCGCAAATGGTTGATGGGTTTT encodes:
- a CDS encoding thermonuclease family protein, which translates into the protein MSSIPQQTAIESPVVTDPAWCYRASAAALLVLVSGGQTLAADCALEPQGEGRVAAVLDGRSLRLEDGREIRLAGIERGGTDSARGRAALSAIAGSRDVTLHGDDDSPDRYGRQGAILFATGSEQSVQGELLRRGEALFSADIADKNCAAALAAAERAARDAKLGIWSDAMAIKNTESPGDILAAVGQFTVVEGRVLSVRQAGAITYLNFGRNWTRDFAATIPRRIIPAFEGAGLGPKSLENRRIRVRGIVSSRGGPRIELLRVGQIEVLGGK